Proteins encoded within one genomic window of Polaribacter sp. NJDZ03:
- a CDS encoding GH3 auxin-responsive promoter family protein has product MSIKSFFAIPFAKIATKKVYKWANNPHKTQEKVFKNLISKGSKTAFGKDHNFDTISNYDDFKKQVKVTDYEGLRPYVDRIVAGESDVLWTGKPLYFAKTSGTTSGAKFIPITKDSMPTHIKAARNALLFYIKEKNDASFVDGKMIFLQGSPVLSDKNGVKLGRLSGIVAHYVPQYLLKNRLPSWETNCIEDWDTKVNAIVEETINEDMSVISGIPSWVQMYFEKLIEKTGKSVSELFPNFNFFIYGGVNFEPYKNKFESLIGKKIDYIELYPASEGFIAYQDSQTEKGMLLQLDSGIFYEFITADEFFNENPTRISLKDVKMGVNYAIILNTTAGLWGYNIGDTVEFTSTKPYRIKVTGRIKHFISAFGEHVIGKEVEKALNDAITGTNINISEFTVAPQVSPESGLPYHEWFIEFENEPENIEEFATKIDISMQAQNIYYIDLIEGKVLRPLIVRKVKKGGFHEYMKSIGKFGGQNKIPQLSDNRKIADVLNNFLIKE; this is encoded by the coding sequence ATGAGCATTAAATCATTTTTTGCGATTCCGTTTGCTAAAATTGCAACAAAAAAAGTTTATAAATGGGCCAATAACCCACATAAAACACAAGAAAAAGTTTTTAAAAACTTAATTTCTAAAGGCAGTAAAACAGCTTTTGGAAAAGATCATAATTTTGATACTATTTCTAATTATGATGATTTTAAAAAACAAGTTAAAGTTACAGATTACGAAGGTTTAAGACCTTACGTAGATAGAATTGTAGCAGGAGAATCGGATGTTCTTTGGACAGGAAAACCTCTATACTTCGCAAAAACTTCAGGCACAACTTCTGGCGCAAAATTTATTCCTATTACCAAAGATTCTATGCCCACACATATTAAGGCTGCAAGAAATGCTTTGTTATTTTATATCAAAGAAAAAAACGACGCCAGTTTTGTAGATGGAAAAATGATTTTCTTACAAGGAAGCCCTGTTTTAAGTGATAAAAACGGCGTAAAACTAGGTAGACTAAGCGGTATTGTAGCACATTATGTACCTCAATATTTATTAAAAAACAGATTACCAAGTTGGGAAACTAACTGCATAGAAGATTGGGATACCAAAGTAAATGCTATTGTAGAAGAAACCATTAATGAAGACATGTCTGTTATTAGCGGAATTCCTTCTTGGGTGCAAATGTATTTTGAGAAATTAATTGAAAAAACAGGTAAATCAGTTTCAGAACTGTTTCCTAATTTTAATTTCTTTATTTACGGAGGCGTTAATTTTGAACCTTATAAAAATAAGTTTGAAAGTTTAATTGGTAAAAAAATCGATTATATAGAATTGTATCCAGCATCAGAAGGGTTTATTGCCTATCAAGATTCTCAGACAGAAAAAGGAATGTTGTTACAATTAGATTCTGGTATTTTCTATGAGTTTATTACTGCGGATGAATTTTTTAATGAAAACCCAACAAGAATCTCTTTAAAAGATGTAAAAATGGGCGTTAATTACGCCATCATTTTAAACACAACAGCAGGTCTTTGGGGTTATAATATTGGTGATACGGTAGAGTTTACATCAACAAAACCTTATAGAATAAAAGTTACCGGTAGAATAAAACATTTTATATCCGCCTTTGGCGAACATGTTATTGGTAAAGAAGTAGAAAAAGCTTTAAACGATGCAATAACCGGCACAAACATAAATATTAGTGAGTTTACGGTAGCACCACAAGTAAGTCCAGAAAGCGGATTGCCCTATCATGAATGGTTTATAGAATTTGAAAATGAACCAGAAAATATAGAAGAGTTTGCTACCAAAATAGACATCTCTATGCAGGCTCAAAATATTTATTATATAGATTTAATTGAAGGAAAAGTTTTACGTCCTTTAATAGTTAGAAAAGTAAAAAAAGGTGGTTTTCATGAATATATGAAATCTATTGGTAAATTTGGAGGACAGAACAAGATTCCGCAATTATCTGACAACAGAAAAATTGCAGATGTTTTAAATAATTTTTTAATTAAAGAGTAA
- a CDS encoding 6-carboxytetrahydropterin synthase — protein MSTIRITKQFSFETGHALYGYDGKCKNVHGHSYKLSVTVSGKPIKDNNNVKFGMVIDFGDLKKIVNEEIVDIFDHATVFNKNTPHVDLAKELIDRGHHVLLVDYQPTSEMMVIDFAEKIKNRLPKNIKLHAIKLQETDSSFAEWYASEN, from the coding sequence ATGAGTACAATTAGAATTACAAAACAATTTAGCTTTGAAACTGGCCATGCCTTATATGGTTATGATGGTAAATGTAAAAACGTTCACGGACACTCTTACAAACTTTCTGTAACCGTTTCTGGAAAACCAATTAAAGACAATAACAATGTGAAATTTGGTATGGTGATTGACTTTGGAGATTTAAAAAAGATTGTAAACGAAGAAATTGTAGATATTTTTGACCATGCAACCGTATTTAATAAAAACACACCGCATGTAGATTTGGCTAAAGAACTAATAGACAGAGGCCACCATGTATTATTGGTAGATTACCAACCAACAAGTGAAATGATGGTAATAGATTTTGCCGAAAAAATTAAAAATAGGCTCCCTAAAAACATCAAACTTCATGCTATAAAACTGCAAGAAACAGACTCTAGTTTTGCAGAATGGTATGCTAGTGAAAATTAA
- the pth gene encoding aminoacyl-tRNA hydrolase, whose amino-acid sequence MKKFLIIGLGNIGEQYTNTRHNIGFKIVDEVAEEHNATFETEKLGDVATFRFKGRTFVLLKPSTFMNLSGKAVKYWMDKENISVENILVVTDDVNIDFGVIRVKAKGSAGGHNGLKDIQEKLNTQQYARFRFGVGGNYGRGRQVDYVLGEWNKEETSELIERLPTSAKVIASFGTAGLNNTMNTFNGK is encoded by the coding sequence ATGAAGAAATTTTTAATTATAGGATTAGGTAATATTGGTGAACAGTATACAAATACACGTCATAATATTGGGTTTAAAATTGTAGATGAGGTTGCGGAAGAACACAACGCAACTTTTGAAACTGAAAAGCTTGGAGATGTAGCTACTTTCCGTTTTAAAGGAAGAACATTTGTTTTACTTAAACCAAGTACATTTATGAATTTAAGTGGAAAGGCAGTAAAGTATTGGATGGATAAAGAAAATATATCTGTAGAAAATATTTTAGTGGTTACAGATGATGTAAATATAGATTTTGGTGTAATCCGGGTAAAAGCAAAAGGATCTGCAGGCGGACATAACGGTTTAAAAGATATTCAAGAAAAATTAAATACGCAGCAATATGCTCGTTTTAGATTTGGTGTTGGTGGTAATTACGGTAGAGGTAGGCAAGTAGATTATGTGCTTGGTGAATGGAATAAAGAAGAAACTAGCGAATTAATAGAGCGTTTGCCAACATCGGCTAAAGTAATTGCTTCTTTTGGTACTGCGGGTTTAAATAATACTATGAATACGTTTAACGGGAAATAA
- a CDS encoding 50S ribosomal protein L25/general stress protein Ctc translates to MKSISIKGSKRESVGKVATKALRNAGMVPCVIYGGENPIHFSAEEKAFKKLVFTPNVYTASLDVDGVKIPAVLQDIQFHPVTDKIIHVDFYQLFDDKEITMKIPVQLTGTSPGVLNGGSLRFTNRKLRVKALPANLPDFVTADISKLKIGNKLTVTSLATDGYTFMHPDNTVVVQVRTSRNATVSEDDEEEEAEATEAAAE, encoded by the coding sequence ATGAAATCAATTTCAATTAAAGGATCAAAAAGAGAAAGCGTAGGTAAAGTAGCAACTAAAGCCTTACGTAATGCTGGTATGGTTCCTTGCGTTATATACGGAGGAGAAAACCCAATACATTTTTCAGCAGAAGAAAAAGCGTTTAAAAAGTTGGTATTCACTCCAAATGTGTATACAGCAAGTTTAGATGTTGATGGAGTTAAAATACCAGCAGTTTTACAAGACATTCAGTTTCACCCGGTAACAGACAAAATTATTCACGTAGATTTTTATCAATTATTTGATGATAAAGAAATTACAATGAAGATTCCTGTACAATTAACTGGTACTTCTCCAGGGGTATTAAATGGTGGTTCTTTACGTTTTACAAACCGTAAATTAAGAGTAAAAGCATTACCTGCTAACTTACCAGATTTTGTAACTGCAGATATTTCTAAATTAAAAATTGGAAATAAATTAACAGTAACATCATTAGCAACAGATGGGTATACATTTATGCACCCAGACAATACGGTTGTTGTTCAAGTAAGAACTTCTCGTAACGCAACTGTTTCTGAAGATGATGAAGAAGAAGAAGCAGAAGCAACAGAAGCTGCAGCAGAATAA
- a CDS encoding ribose-phosphate pyrophosphokinase — MPTNQLAPKLFACRQSTVLAEKIAKEYNTTLGKVKTTYFSDGEFQPAFEESVRGRRVFIIGSTFPNADNLMEMLLMCDAAKRASARHITAVMPYFGWARQDRKDQPRVAIGAKLVAKLLESAGATRIMTMDLHADQIQGFFEKPVDHLYASTIFMPYINSLNLDNLTIASPDMGGSKRAYAYSKHLQCDVVICYKQRIKANQIGHMELIGDVKGKNVILVDDMIDTGGTLAHAANLMMERGALSVRAICTHPILSGGAYEKIENSGLTELIVSDTIPLKKETSKIKVVSCAPLFADVMHKVQDNTSISGQFLM; from the coding sequence ATGCCTACAAATCAGTTAGCCCCAAAACTTTTTGCTTGCAGACAAAGCACCGTTTTGGCAGAAAAAATTGCAAAAGAATACAATACAACCTTAGGAAAAGTTAAAACAACTTACTTTAGTGACGGAGAATTTCAGCCAGCATTTGAAGAATCTGTTCGTGGAAGACGTGTTTTTATTATTGGTTCTACATTTCCGAATGCAGACAATTTAATGGAAATGTTGTTAATGTGTGATGCAGCAAAAAGAGCATCAGCAAGACACATAACAGCAGTTATGCCATATTTTGGTTGGGCTAGACAAGATAGAAAAGATCAACCTAGAGTTGCTATTGGAGCAAAATTAGTTGCAAAACTTTTAGAATCTGCTGGAGCAACTAGAATTATGACGATGGATTTACATGCAGACCAAATTCAAGGGTTTTTTGAAAAACCTGTAGATCATTTATATGCATCAACTATTTTTATGCCTTACATTAATAGCTTAAATTTAGACAACTTAACAATTGCATCTCCAGATATGGGAGGTTCTAAAAGAGCCTATGCATACTCTAAGCACCTGCAATGTGATGTTGTTATTTGTTATAAACAACGTATTAAGGCCAATCAAATTGGGCACATGGAGTTAATTGGAGACGTTAAAGGAAAGAATGTAATTTTAGTAGATGACATGATTGATACTGGAGGTACATTAGCACACGCAGCCAATTTAATGATGGAAAGAGGAGCTTTAAGCGTAAGAGCAATTTGTACACACCCAATACTTTCTGGTGGGGCTTATGAAAAAATAGAAAACTCAGGATTAACAGAATTGATTGTTTCAGACACTATTCCGTTAAAAAAGGAGACATCTAAAATAAAAGTGGTATCTTGCGCGCCATTATTTGCGGATGTTATGCACAAAGTGCAAGACAATACTTCAATTAGTGGACAATTTTTAATGTAA
- a CDS encoding Lrp/AsnC family transcriptional regulator: MDKIDKEILMHLQRDAKLNTKEISSLIGLSVTPTYERIKKLEQSKIIKLYVALLDKTKIDRKVIAYCQITLAKHQKELINNFKDEVLLLSEIMECHHVSGNFDFLLKVSARDIDEFYEFINEKLSLVGGILTIQSSFVMDSVKDSTAYELDSFIKKK; the protein is encoded by the coding sequence ATGGATAAAATAGATAAAGAGATCTTGATGCATCTTCAAAGAGATGCGAAGCTAAATACAAAAGAAATATCGAGTTTAATAGGATTAAGTGTAACGCCAACTTACGAGAGAATTAAAAAATTAGAACAAAGTAAAATAATAAAATTATATGTTGCCTTACTTGATAAAACTAAAATTGACAGAAAGGTAATTGCATATTGTCAAATTACGTTGGCTAAACATCAAAAAGAATTGATAAATAATTTTAAAGATGAGGTGCTTTTGTTATCTGAAATTATGGAATGTCATCATGTTTCTGGAAATTTCGATTTCTTATTGAAGGTATCTGCTAGAGATATTGATGAATTTTATGAATTTATTAATGAAAAATTATCTTTAGTGGGGGGTATTTTAACCATACAAAGTTCTTTTGTAATGGATTCTGTTAAAGATAGCACCGCTTATGAATTAGATTCGTTTATAAAGAAAAAATAA
- a CDS encoding histidine decarboxylase, producing the protein MEINTVQDEQIQDLLKKVKQARDTFLGYPVSKDFDFSELNEFLKYPINNLGDPFEDSTYKVHTHEMEKEVINFFASFFRANPKDYWGYVTNGGSESNLYGLYIARELYPKAMVYYSESTHYSVKKNIHLLNISSITIRSQENGEIDYQDLESTLQLNRHIPAIILTTFGTTMMEAKDDVSKVKGILKKLAIQDHYIHCDAALSGCYGPFIEPRIPFDFQDGADSISISGHKFIGSPFPSGVIITKRTLKDRISKGISYIGSYDTTITGSRNGHSPLFLWYAIKKLGIEGLEKRYQHCEETASYCVDRLTSLGIKAWRNEKAITVVFPKVSQAIKEKWQLATEDVSHLICMPNVTKKQIDEFIEDLMIENALEENKILNNILC; encoded by the coding sequence ATGGAAATTAATACTGTGCAAGACGAACAAATACAAGATCTTCTAAAAAAAGTAAAACAAGCAAGAGATACTTTTCTCGGTTACCCTGTTTCTAAAGATTTTGACTTTTCTGAATTAAATGAATTCTTAAAATACCCTATAAATAATTTAGGCGACCCATTTGAAGATAGTACCTATAAAGTGCATACACACGAAATGGAAAAAGAAGTAATTAACTTTTTTGCGTCCTTTTTTAGAGCCAACCCAAAAGATTATTGGGGTTATGTAACTAATGGAGGCTCAGAAAGCAATCTGTATGGCTTATATATTGCAAGAGAATTATACCCAAAAGCAATGGTGTATTATTCAGAATCTACACATTATAGTGTAAAGAAAAATATTCATCTATTAAATATTTCTAGTATTACCATTAGATCACAAGAAAATGGTGAAATAGATTATCAAGATCTAGAAAGCACGCTTCAACTTAATCGTCATATACCTGCTATTATTCTTACAACATTTGGCACAACGATGATGGAGGCCAAAGATGATGTATCTAAGGTAAAAGGTATTTTAAAAAAATTAGCCATTCAAGATCATTATATACATTGCGATGCTGCTTTGTCTGGTTGTTATGGTCCATTTATAGAACCTCGCATTCCTTTTGATTTTCAAGACGGAGCAGACAGTATATCTATAAGTGGTCATAAATTTATTGGATCTCCTTTTCCATCAGGTGTAATTATAACCAAACGGACTTTAAAGGATCGTATTTCTAAAGGGATTTCTTATATCGGTTCTTATGATACTACTATTACAGGCTCTAGAAATGGCCATAGTCCGCTTTTTTTATGGTATGCTATAAAAAAACTAGGCATAGAAGGACTAGAAAAGCGTTACCAGCATTGCGAAGAAACAGCCAGTTATTGCGTAGACAGATTAACATCATTAGGTATAAAGGCATGGAGAAATGAAAAAGCAATTACAGTTGTATTCCCTAAAGTATCCCAAGCTATTAAAGAAAAGTGGCAGTTAGCAACAGAAGATGTTAGTCATTTAATTTGTATGCCCAATGTTACCAAAAAACAGATTGACGAATTTATTGAAGACCTTATGATAGAGAATGCGTTAGAAGAAAATAAAATATTAAATAATATACTCTGTTAA
- a CDS encoding gluconate 2-dehydrogenase subunit 3 family protein, whose product MDRRKALKSMSLAIGGFVITPSILSIFASCTSDKVDVNYLFLSKEQSLVMNHLVAVVLPISNVNIHYTSFIDKMLYHTVSKENKQLFIAGYLEFEKNYQRLFNQEILKVNTSNIQKIVEKYFSISKQKEEAVFTLLEKDFSLVDENQKSKYLNYYFLTNVRYYCLLGYCTSEYYEKPV is encoded by the coding sequence ATGGATAGAAGAAAAGCGTTAAAAAGCATGTCTTTGGCTATTGGTGGTTTTGTAATTACGCCATCTATACTTAGTATTTTTGCATCTTGTACTTCAGATAAAGTTGATGTTAATTATCTGTTTTTATCAAAAGAACAATCTTTAGTGATGAATCATTTGGTGGCTGTTGTTTTACCAATTTCTAATGTTAATATTCACTATACTTCGTTTATCGATAAAATGCTATATCATACAGTTTCTAAAGAAAATAAGCAGCTTTTTATAGCTGGATATTTAGAATTTGAAAAAAACTATCAGCGTTTATTTAATCAAGAAATATTAAAAGTGAATACAAGTAATATTCAAAAAATAGTAGAGAAATACTTTTCAATATCGAAGCAAAAAGAGGAAGCTGTTTTTACTTTGTTAGAAAAAGATTTTTCTTTGGTTGATGAAAATCAGAAATCTAAATATCTAAATTATTATTTTCTTACAAACGTTCGGTATTATTGCTTACTTGGGTATTGTACTTCAGAATATTATGAGAAACCGGTTTAG
- a CDS encoding GMC oxidoreductase, producing MKNNKNTFDAIVIGTGISGGWAAKELCEAGLKTLVLERGRDITHITDYKTANKEAWELDFRDQTSNEDLKKQGKQARTGFVTKQAYKHWFVNDLKHPYNETKRFDWIRGYHVGGRSLTWGRQALRLSDLDFTANKKENIAVDWPIRYKDIAPWYTYVEKFIGVSGEALNLPQLPDSHFTPAFPLNCVEQEFKNQIGKNYKNRFLTMGRFANITGDTVYENRHTCAHRNRCMRGCPLGGYFSSNASTLPAANKTGNMTLRPNAIVYEIIYDADKKKATGVKVIDALTKEVHVFYAEIIFCCASTIASTSILMQSKSARFPNGLGNDSGELGHNLMDHHFRVGATAIYNGFKDVGYKNTRPTSFHIVRFQNLGDKASKKEYLRGYSFQGAASRRDWRHHIKELSFGLDLKENLKKQGPWRIGIIGFGECLPYHENKMVLDYHKKDEWGLPTITFDCEFKENEKLMRVDMKKEAIEMLTKAGFANVKGFEDAFVPGHAIHEMGTARMGNDPKTSVLNKNNQVHNVPNVYVTDGSCMTSTGNQNPSLTYMALTARAAHHAIQLFKKQNA from the coding sequence ATGAAGAACAACAAAAATACTTTTGATGCCATTGTAATAGGAACCGGAATTTCTGGTGGATGGGCCGCAAAAGAACTTTGTGAGGCAGGCTTAAAAACTTTGGTATTAGAAAGAGGTAGAGATATAACGCATATTACAGATTACAAAACAGCCAATAAAGAAGCTTGGGAATTAGATTTTAGAGATCAGACTTCTAACGAAGATTTAAAAAAACAAGGCAAGCAGGCTAGAACAGGCTTTGTAACTAAGCAAGCCTACAAACATTGGTTTGTAAATGATTTAAAACATCCTTATAACGAAACCAAAAGATTCGACTGGATTAGAGGCTACCATGTTGGCGGTCGTTCTTTAACTTGGGGCAGACAAGCGTTGCGGTTAAGTGATTTAGATTTTACAGCAAACAAAAAGGAAAATATAGCTGTAGATTGGCCTATTAGATATAAAGATATTGCCCCTTGGTATACCTATGTAGAAAAATTTATTGGCGTAAGTGGAGAAGCTTTAAACTTGCCGCAATTGCCAGATAGCCATTTTACACCCGCTTTTCCGTTAAATTGTGTAGAGCAAGAATTTAAAAACCAGATTGGTAAAAATTATAAGAATCGGTTTTTAACCATGGGTAGGTTTGCTAATATTACTGGAGATACTGTTTATGAAAACAGGCATACTTGTGCACATAGAAATAGGTGTATGCGAGGTTGTCCGTTAGGAGGTTATTTTAGTAGTAATGCATCAACATTACCAGCAGCTAATAAAACTGGTAATATGACGTTAAGACCCAATGCCATTGTCTATGAAATTATCTATGATGCAGATAAAAAGAAAGCAACCGGAGTTAAAGTTATAGATGCACTAACCAAAGAAGTACACGTTTTTTATGCAGAAATTATTTTTTGTTGTGCTTCTACAATTGCATCGACCAGTATTTTAATGCAATCTAAATCGGCACGTTTTCCTAACGGGTTAGGAAACGATTCTGGCGAGTTAGGTCATAATTTAATGGACCATCATTTTAGAGTGGGAGCCACCGCAATTTATAATGGGTTTAAAGATGTTGGTTATAAAAACACTAGACCCACCAGTTTTCATATAGTCCGTTTTCAAAATTTAGGAGATAAAGCATCAAAAAAAGAATATCTAAGAGGTTATTCTTTTCAAGGAGCAGCAAGCAGAAGAGATTGGAGACACCATATTAAAGAATTAAGTTTTGGTTTAGATTTAAAAGAAAATCTAAAAAAGCAAGGACCTTGGCGAATTGGAATTATTGGTTTTGGAGAATGTTTGCCGTATCACGAAAATAAAATGGTTTTAGATTATCACAAAAAAGACGAATGGGGTTTGCCTACAATTACATTTGATTGCGAGTTTAAAGAGAACGAAAAATTAATGAGAGTAGATATGAAAAAGGAAGCGATAGAAATGCTTACAAAAGCTGGTTTTGCTAATGTAAAAGGGTTTGAAGATGCTTTTGTGCCAGGACACGCCATTCATGAAATGGGTACAGCAAGAATGGGGAATGATCCAAAAACGTCCGTTTTAAATAAGAATAATCAAGTTCATAATGTGCCAAACGTTTATGTAACAGATGGTTCTTGCATGACTTCTACTGGCAACCAAAACCCGTCTTTAACCTATATGGCGTTAACAGCAAGAGCGGCACACCATGCAATACAACTATTTAAAAAACAAAATGCTTAA